The following DNA comes from Herpetosiphon gulosus.
ATCACCGATGGAGGAACCCTAGTCGGTTTAGCAGTTGGCCATGGCGTGCTGGTTGAAGTTGGTAATACCACCTCGGTTGGTTCCTGGGTAGGAGTATGCGGCTTGGGTGGTATTTTGGGGTTGGTAACGTGTGGCACATCGGTTGTATTAGGAGCCAAAGCTGGCTGATAGACTGCGGTTGGTCCAAGTGTAGCTTTAGCTTGGGCGGTTGGGCTAACGGTTGTATTTGCTACATCAACTCGCTGGCGGCTTTGATCAAGCGTCTCGATCAGATCATTGTGTTTAATATCGTCGGTGGCATTTACCACCGGAATAATTGCAATTGTGGTTTGTAATTGCTGATTGACTTGGCTCAATTTGCTGCGCCGTGGGTCATTGGTATCGGTTGGCGCAAGTGCTAGCTCAATTGACTGAGTTTCGTTGACCACTTCATCGAGCAATTCATCTGGTACTGGTTTATTCAAGGCCACCAAACTGGCAATCTCACGCTGGCGCTCGTTGACCAGATCGATCCGAGCAGTTAATTGCTCAGTGCTCGGCGTAAACACTAGGCTAATCGATTCGCTCCAACGTTTGATGCCATACAAACTATCACCTGGCAAGGCACTCGCCGAAGCTGATAAGACCATATTTCCACTCAAACAAACCAGGAATAAGATTGTCGCGGTAGCCCAACCCCAGCGTTGGGTTAATAAGCGCCGCCGTGGTTTAGGCTTTGAGGTGGCTTGGGTGCGATAGTGTTGAGCTAAACGCATAAAATCAGCTTGAGCGTGGCTTGCTCGCACTGGCATAGTTGGTGGATTGACCCGTTGTAATTGAATTAATGGATTAATTAATTGCTGGATAGCCTCGGCATGGTGCGGATACTGCTGGCAGAGTGTTTCGAGGCTGGCCCCGTTTTGCCATGCATCAATAATCATATGGCTCAAATTATCGTTCATTAGTCCCCCACTGGTCGAAGTAATCGACCCAGCGCGTTAAGTGCCCGATGCTGTAATGCTTTGATAGCACCTTCGCTACGACCAGTGATTTGCGCAACATCACGTATACTCCGATCTTGCAGAAATCGCAGTATGATCACTTCAGCTTGCTCATCGGTGAGTTGCTGCAATGCCGCATAGAGTTCAGCATGATCCAACGATTCTAACGATTGTTGATCTGGCCCGTCGGCAGGATCAACTACACTTTCCACAAGGGTTTCTTGTTTGCGCCGCCCTTGACGACGTAAATGATCAACCACCCGATCATGGGCAATCCGATACAGCCATGAGGCAATGCTCCACCCTTGATAATTGAATGAAGCCAAGCCTTCGAGCATTTTTATAAACACATCGGCGCGAATATCTTCGGCTGTCTCGCGGTCGCCGATGCGATAGTAAATATAACGAAACAACGCGGGCGAATATGATTCATAAAGAAATTGCAGCACTGCATGATCATAGGCTTTGGCGCGTTCGATAATTTCTTGATCGCTGAGAGACTCGAACAAAACGAGCGTCCCCTTTCAATGTATACCGTCTGAAGGGTCAATTTGTTACGGTTGAATTGGCACCGTTTTTGACCATTCATCCCCATGGTACAATAGCTTGCGTCTCAGCGTGGAGTCACCCCTTGTCGATGGTGCTTGCTCCTGCTAATGTGCTGCTCTGTCATTCATGTAGATCACAAAGGAGTGTTCATGGCATCGTCAGTGGCCCTGCCAACGTTTCAATCAACCGCCCGATTATACCGTTGGTTGATTCAACCTGGTGCTGAGGTAGCAGCAGGCCAGATTGTAGCGTTGGTTGTTGATGCACACGCTGAATGGGCGCTTCCAGCACAGCAAACTGGAACGGTTGCGGCATTATTAGTTAATGAGGGAGCCACCCTCGATGCGACTACTCCATTATTACAATTTGTTGAAACGGTGTCAAAACGTCAACTTACTGTCACCCCACTTGCTCGTTGCATCGCCAAGCGCCATCAACTCGATTTAAACACCATTAGCGGCACACTCGCCGATGGGCGGGTTGGTAAACGCGATATTCTAGCCCATTTGCCTGATGCTTCTCCAACCACAGCTGAGCCGACCGAGCAACTCGCCGCGCCTGCCGATGGGTTTTGCGTTGCTGAACAGATGGGCAATGCCTTTGCGCAATCTGAGCAAGTAATTGTGGTTGCTGCTCCTAAAAGCCCGCCAACCAGCCAAGCAACGCCGCAAGCAAGCATGCTTCAGCCGTGGACTGAAGCCCAACTCCAACAAATTCAGCTCCGTCAACTTGCCGCTGCCAGCATTCCCCAAGCCTATTGCTCGCACGCCATTAGCTTGGATCGATTTGATCCAACTGAATTAACTGCGCATTTACTGCTAGCAACAATTCAGGTCTTGCAACGCCATCCGTTATTACGCAGCGTTTGGGTCGATGGCGATCGCTTGGAACGTGCTAGTTTACATATGCATGTTGAACATCCTTTGGGTAGCTGTAGCATTCCATTTGCCGCCGATTTGAATTTGCGTGGCTTACAACGGGCATTAACTAGCGCGACCAATGAGCAAACTGGGGTGTTTAGCTTCATCCTGAGTGCGGTGAATCTGTGGAGTGCTGCGCCGATCAACTATGGTCAATCGGCGACCTTGCATATTGGGGCCACGCGCAAAGTTTTAGTTGGCGAGGCATTGCAAATTAGCCACCAAGCAATCGCTACTCTCAGTTATGATAGCCGTTTGATCAGCGATGCTGCTGCCGAAGCATTTTTAGCTGATCTCGCCAAAGCCCTGGCTTAATTTAACGATTGTACAGCAATTGCATCGGCCCATGTTAACGTGCCAGGCATTGCGCTAAGCCCAATTCGGCCAATTTGGCCTGGCTCAAACCAGAAATCGCCCAAACTGAGCCAACTACCAGCATGGTTGGCTTGCTCGATCACAATTTCGCTCATCCCATCGCTATGGGCAATGCGATAATGGGCTGTGCCAGCCTTGGTTGCAACGTTGGGAATAAAGACCAATACGCGATAACGACCCGCTTGGGCGATCCATGGCCGCCAGAGGGTTTGACCACCAGTGCTTGTCCAATGTGAGCCATTGAAATTGCCCACAGAATCCGCTTGCCAGCCGCTGCCATAGCGCGTGGTCGTGGCTGGGTCGCTATCATCGGCCAAACTGCTCATGGCTGGTTGATTGCAACTATCCACCTGATCGAGCCATAACCAACGGCTGCTGGCTCCGGCTGGATGCGCAGCCCATGGATCGGGCAAGGTGCTACACCAACCAGCGGGGTCAACATCGCGCCCTAAGCGCTGAATGCTCAAATGGAGATGATCATTAACGCTACAACCAGTTTGCCCAATCAGCCCCAGTAATTCCGATTGAGCTACCTGCTGGCCTGCTTGGACATCAATCCGCCCCAAATGCCAATATGCGCTGCGATAGCCATTGAGATGCTGAACCACCACCACGCCTGCTGGTGTCGCACAGCCGCTATCAATCCAGCCCGCAAATAGCACCGTGCCCGCTGCCACCGCCAAAATCGGGCTATCAGTAGGTAGATCATAATCCCAGCCATTATGCCCATCATAGCCCAATTCAAAACTTAGACCATTACCTAGCATCGTGCCATCGGCATTAATTAAAGGATACTGATGGTCGAATTGGGCAATTGGATGGTTGGCAGCACTAAACGGCGTGAGCATAAATGGCTGATCGATTACTGAATTGTAGATTGGCTGGCGCGGATCGCCCATAATCGGCGTTACCTGCGCGACCCATGACTGTTTGCCAGAACCCAACAAATGCTCAAGCTCAGTTTGGTTATGGGTTTGAGCCAAAACCCGCAACAAACTTGCATTCGCGAGATCTAAAGGTTGCTTGGTTGACCACCAGCCGCCATGCTGAAGTTGAAATGTGTTGGTAATTGGCTGGCTTAAACCTTCGCGTAGTTTGAGCGTTGCCCAGAGCACTTGTTGGGGAAAGCCTGCTTCGGGGCCACCAAAGGCATGCTCAAACCCTGTTGAATCAGCTAAATCGTGATTAATTGCTAATAAACCGACTAACACCAGTGGATTAATATTCCAGCGCAAGGCTTGGCCTGTGATGATATTGGCAGCATCTTGTTGGATGCCATTGCCCACAGCAAAGGTTTGCTTAGCCAAGGTGGGCCAGTATTTAGCCAGTAACCTAGCAATAGTTTGGGCATCGCCATAGCGAGCATCTTGCAAGCGCACCGGATCGATCAACAAGGGCAATTGGCGTTGTTCGGTTGCGCTGCCAATGCCTGCGCCTTCGGGTATTGCTGTTGCACTTGGTATTTCAATTGCTGGTTTAGGATTTATTTGGTTAGTTGGTTGTGGATCAAACACGCTTGGCAAGAGCAATGGTATTGGCAAAAGCAGACATAAATCAAGCACCAGCAGCAATAACAATGGCTTGGGTAAGCCACGATCAAAACGCCAAGCACGCTGCAATGTTCGATTGGGGCTGAGTGAATGACGGGCCATAGACCAAACTCCTGCATACGAAAACTGTTGTTAGCCTAGCCTGCCACTACTCAAAATGCTACCCAGCGAGATTACCAACTGATGTCAGGAATAAGAACATAGAGCAAAGAACATAGAACAGAAGGATGCGGGATCAGGGGGCAGGGGCTAGATATCAGGATGTTAACCTAGCGGCGCAGAGAATGAAATGTTCATCTACGCCCCTGTGTTAATCTTATTTGATGATTAGCAAACTTCGACTCTTCGTGGTTTCAGGGTGTATAGATTAACCAGGAGTGGGGTCGTTACACCTCGCGCCGTGATTGCAACTTGGTAGCTTCCCGCAATACTATTGGCCTGAAGCTGCGACACGTTGTATTCCATTAGATGAAGCCGAGATCATGCCGAACTCTATGACTGCCCCAACATCACATGATTGATCAGCGCGACCGCCGATCCCACACCATGCTCGGCACGCAGCTGCTGTCCAAGAGCGGCGGCCCGACACCCTATGTCGGCATCAGTCACGGCGGCGCTGATCGCGGCGGTCAGTCCAGCGACGCTCAGCCGCTTGCGCGGGATCGGCTGTGGCCCAACGCCTAAATCCGCGACGCGTTTGCCCCAGAACAACTGATCGCCCATAAACGGCACAATGATCGAGGGCACGCCGGCCCGCAACCCGGCGGCGGTGGTGCCGGCCCCGCCGTGGTGGACGACCGCCGCCATTCGCGGAAACAGCCAGCTGTGTGGGATAGACCCAATCATATGCACGTTGGCTGGCAAATCAGCCACGCTCAGGCCGCCCCAGCCAGCGGCCAGCACGCCGCGCTGGGCGGATCGCTCTAAGGCCTCTAGGGCGATCCGCCCAGCTTCCTGCGGATCGCGGCTGCCCATGCTGCCGAAACCGATGTAAACCGGCGCTGGTCCGGTGGCCAAGAAGGCGGCAAGGTCGGCTGGCGGCGACCAGCCGGCCGATTCATCGAGAAACCAGTAACCGGTCAGATGATGCCTGGTAGGCCAGTCAGCCGGGCGCGGTAGGACATGGGCGCTGTATCCGTACAGCACTGGCATCTGGCTCCGTGCCAGCGTGCGGAACGGCCCCCAGAACGGCGCTTTTGGGAGGCCCAGCGCTTGCCGGGTAGCCTCATCGGAGGCCTTGAGGCTGTGCCAAAACAGCTGGCGGGTGGCATGGAACGAGAATCGGTTGAGCGCCCGACCGAAGGGCAGGTTGGGTACCAGTGGGCTGGGAAAAGCGTGGGTCGGCGTGAATGGAAAGACGTGGCTTTCGATCAGCGGAATCTTGAGCGCGGCGGCGATCGAATGGACACCGCCGAACACCGACATTCCAGCCACGATCAAGTCACTTCCTTCCAAGAGCGGCGGCAGGATGCGAGCGCTTTCGGTGGCACGCTTGCGCATCTCGGCACGCATGCGCATGAGGATGGTCAGGAAGTTGCCGTTTTCGGTGACTGCACGCCACTCGGGGCTTTGCAGAAGCTCCTCGATGTCTGGTCCAGTGGAGTGAAACTCCAGGCCTGCATCGTGGGCCAGCCCGGCGAAATTGACTGACCCCAGTAGGCGCACGTGATAACCGGCATTCTTTAGGCCTGCGCCGAGAGCGACATAGGGCTGCACGTCGCCGCGCGATCCGGATGTGACGATTGAAATGATCGGCATTGGGTGTCTCCAGTAAGTGGTTCGTCGTTCGAGCATTGTTCGGTAGGTCGTCCTGAACGTGGACATTAACGCCCTTCCATGCTCGATACAAGCTACTAAGTGCCAAATCCATTAATGATGAGGTCGGCTGCGATGTCGGGGACGGTGTCCCAGTGGTCGGCAAGGATGCGGTCGCCCATGATATGCTCGATCATCAGGCCCATGATCATCCCGGCAACGGCCCGGATAGTCAGCTTGAGCGCGGTTGGGCTAAGGTTGTGACGGACGGCGTGGTCGGCCAGCATTGTTTCAGCGAGGGTTAGGGTTGGCTCAAGGATCTGGGTATAGTACATGCCGCGTAACTCCTCGTTGACCATCATCTCCGAGAGGACAATGCGGAACAATGCGAAGTTGTCGGTTTTTAGGTCTGTCCAGGGGTGCTGGAGCATGGTACGGATAATCGTCGGCATATCGCCGTCGGTGGCCTCTAACGGGATGCTATCAGCCAGCACAACGGCCTTCATACGCTCGAAAATGCCCATCAGGATGGCAGTCTTGGTTGTGAAGTAGGTATAAATCGTGCCTTCGGCGATGCCGGCCCGTCGAGCGATATCGCGCGTTGTGGTCGCGTGGAAGCCTTTTTCGGCGAACACTGCGGCAGCGGCATCCAAGATCTGGTTAGTGCGTGCGGCGATGCGTTGCTGCTGGATTGGGTCAATCATCTAGATTCCTCCGATACCTGCGACGCGCTGAGTAAAGATGAGTGGTTACTCATTTAAATGAGCAATCACTCATCTAAATGAGTATGAAGTATGCGCTGGTGTTTGTCAAGGGGGAGTGTCACCATAAGGCGTTTAGCTGCGATGCCAGCAACACGATGAATTGTAGCGCTGTCGCTGCTAATTAGAGCACATTTGTGCCATAAAAACCCATCGACGAAATCATAGAGACCTCAAAGCATGCTGGATGATGGGTATTGTGGTACGATTTCAGACTGAACAGATGTTTAATGCAGAAAACTAGGAAAATCTGCGTTTAACTCCATGGTGGTCTTGCGGTACTACTGGTTCAGAGTTGCAAGGATAGGAGGAGTATTGAACTATCGGATGCACCAGCGAGGCTGTTATGCCCAAACGTACTGGCTGTGCCTACGTGGCAACAACTCCAAATGCAGATTACCGGCCCAAACAGTATCTCTATGAACTCATTTGCCCCATTGGCTTAACTGAGGATTCGGTCGCCGACCGCGCCATCAAAACCACCGTGCGCGATCATCACCTATCACCTTGACCATTGGCGTGCCAATGGCCTTCTTGGCTTGGTTGCGGCTCCCACGTCCCTCCAGCATGCTGCTCGATTTGGTCGCCTTTGTGTTTGCGCTCAAGGCCGAGCATCCCCCGCTCAGGCCCATGAACTGGCCACGATTTGTTTTATCAAACATCTAGTATCAAAACCATTCGGCGCATGCTCGCGCCTCGCCCAATACCGCCATCGGATACCCTTTGGGTGATTGGTCGGTTGACATTCGCTATCTCGATATGAAGCGTTTGCGTGGCGGCAATAGTTACTGTATTAATGCCCGCAGTATTGGAGAGAAAGGTTGTTTGTTGAATCGTGAGTGTACCATTATCGACTAGCTTACGCTGATTACCTCGATTATGCTAGATCATATGTGGATATTCAACCAGCAACACTGGTTTTAACGCAGCGGCGCAGAGAAACATTTAATTCTCTGCGCCGCTGCGTTAAAGCTGTTTAATTACTTGGGAGCTTTACGCTCTTCGTGATTGCAAACGTCTAGCCTCTGATCTCTAGCCCCTGAACCCTACTTTACAATCAACTCAACCTCGATATTGCCACGGGTTGCGTTGCTGTAAGGGCAAACGGTGTGGGCTTTTTCAACCAAGGCTAAGGCAGTTTCACGCTCAACCTTGGGCAAATCGACAGTCAAGGTAACGGCCAAGCCATAGCCACCTTGGGCATTGGCCCCAAGGCTGACTGTGCCAGTCACGCTTGAATCAGTTGGATCGGCTTTGGCATGTTTGGCGACCAAACTTAAAGCA
Coding sequences within:
- a CDS encoding DUF5667 domain-containing protein yields the protein MNDNLSHMIIDAWQNGASLETLCQQYPHHAEAIQQLINPLIQLQRVNPPTMPVRASHAQADFMRLAQHYRTQATSKPKPRRRLLTQRWGWATATILFLVCLSGNMVLSASASALPGDSLYGIKRWSESISLVFTPSTEQLTARIDLVNERQREIASLVALNKPVPDELLDEVVNETQSIELALAPTDTNDPRRSKLSQVNQQLQTTIAIIPVVNATDDIKHNDLIETLDQSRQRVDVANTTVSPTAQAKATLGPTAVYQPALAPNTTDVPHVTNPKIPPKPHTPTQEPTEVVLPTSTSTPWPTAKPTRVPPSVIKPTATATSVPTDVPTDVPPMPTSAPTDVPAPTMQPTDVPAPTEIPVIGLPTATPTVVREPTAPVPTKDPGDVKPTDVPPTQPPPTPAPTKEPPAPSPTKEPEDTKGQPNPISQH
- a CDS encoding sigma-70 family RNA polymerase sigma factor, with the translated sequence MFESLSDQEIIERAKAYDHAVLQFLYESYSPALFRYIYYRIGDRETAEDIRADVFIKMLEGLASFNYQGWSIASWLYRIAHDRVVDHLRRQGRRKQETLVESVVDPADGPDQQSLESLDHAELYAALQQLTDEQAEVIILRFLQDRSIRDVAQITGRSEGAIKALQHRALNALGRLLRPVGD
- a CDS encoding biotin/lipoyl-containing protein translates to MASSVALPTFQSTARLYRWLIQPGAEVAAGQIVALVVDAHAEWALPAQQTGTVAALLVNEGATLDATTPLLQFVETVSKRQLTVTPLARCIAKRHQLDLNTISGTLADGRVGKRDILAHLPDASPTTAEPTEQLAAPADGFCVAEQMGNAFAQSEQVIVVAAPKSPPTSQATPQASMLQPWTEAQLQQIQLRQLAAASIPQAYCSHAISLDRFDPTELTAHLLLATIQVLQRHPLLRSVWVDGDRLERASLHMHVEHPLGSCSIPFAADLNLRGLQRALTSATNEQTGVFSFILSAVNLWSAAPINYGQSATLHIGATRKVLVGEALQISHQAIATLSYDSRLISDAAAEAFLADLAKALA
- a CDS encoding peptidoglycan DD-metalloendopeptidase family protein — its product is MARHSLSPNRTLQRAWRFDRGLPKPLLLLLVLDLCLLLPIPLLLPSVFDPQPTNQINPKPAIEIPSATAIPEGAGIGSATEQRQLPLLIDPVRLQDARYGDAQTIARLLAKYWPTLAKQTFAVGNGIQQDAANIITGQALRWNINPLVLVGLLAINHDLADSTGFEHAFGGPEAGFPQQVLWATLKLREGLSQPITNTFQLQHGGWWSTKQPLDLANASLLRVLAQTHNQTELEHLLGSGKQSWVAQVTPIMGDPRQPIYNSVIDQPFMLTPFSAANHPIAQFDHQYPLINADGTMLGNGLSFELGYDGHNGWDYDLPTDSPILAVAAGTVLFAGWIDSGCATPAGVVVVQHLNGYRSAYWHLGRIDVQAGQQVAQSELLGLIGQTGCSVNDHLHLSIQRLGRDVDPAGWCSTLPDPWAAHPAGASSRWLWLDQVDSCNQPAMSSLADDSDPATTTRYGSGWQADSVGNFNGSHWTSTGGQTLWRPWIAQAGRYRVLVFIPNVATKAGTAHYRIAHSDGMSEIVIEQANHAGSWLSLGDFWFEPGQIGRIGLSAMPGTLTWADAIAVQSLN
- a CDS encoding glycosyltransferase, encoding MPIISIVTSGSRGDVQPYVALGAGLKNAGYHVRLLGSVNFAGLAHDAGLEFHSTGPDIEELLQSPEWRAVTENGNFLTILMRMRAEMRKRATESARILPPLLEGSDLIVAGMSVFGGVHSIAAALKIPLIESHVFPFTPTHAFPSPLVPNLPFGRALNRFSFHATRQLFWHSLKASDEATRQALGLPKAPFWGPFRTLARSQMPVLYGYSAHVLPRPADWPTRHHLTGYWFLDESAGWSPPADLAAFLATGPAPVYIGFGSMGSRDPQEAGRIALEALERSAQRGVLAAGWGGLSVADLPANVHMIGSIPHSWLFPRMAAVVHHGGAGTTAAGLRAGVPSIIVPFMGDQLFWGKRVADLGVGPQPIPRKRLSVAGLTAAISAAVTDADIGCRAAALGQQLRAEHGVGSAVALINHVMLGQS
- a CDS encoding helix-turn-helix domain-containing protein, with product MIDPIQQQRIAARTNQILDAAAAVFAEKGFHATTTRDIARRAGIAEGTIYTYFTTKTAILMGIFERMKAVVLADSIPLEATDGDMPTIIRTMLQHPWTDLKTDNFALFRIVLSEMMVNEELRGMYYTQILEPTLTLAETMLADHAVRHNLSPTALKLTIRAVAGMIMGLMIEHIMGDRILADHWDTVPDIAADLIINGFGT
- a CDS encoding organic hydroperoxide resistance protein; translation: MALKTLYTTTMTATGGRTGQVTAADGSLTLDLASPKELGGPGGATNPEQLFAAGYAACFHSALSLVAKHAKADPTDSSVTGTVSLGANAQGGYGLAVTLTVDLPKVERETALALVEKAHTVCPYSNATRGNIEVELIVK